The proteins below are encoded in one region of Acanthochromis polyacanthus isolate Apoly-LR-REF ecotype Palm Island chromosome 4, KAUST_Apoly_ChrSc, whole genome shotgun sequence:
- the dnai3 gene encoding dynein axonemal intermediate chain 3 isoform X1, whose translation MAPKRPKSGRSSAGSKGKDKGKKTQPPTPQDKPGHPDEIFPLVLTSATQELFGCRTDEDVTRESLYKLLKKDNIIQDIKTRAAVSDFSPVKQIVLDYPEEEMLLVFDRSFTYGQCFYLVLTPEAKDRILSPPEPETPEAFESEVSKTPQPKLWISLGSEQEIDEESVTETREKLCYKFSRVRRKFGVPVCFSDRNTAAAKDSYLECASYQDSRFSIKQMQRDCGTQAVPRLQSSSAQTQWRFQKNICTQYYPRELHEEDIDSTVQAESLTNLFNSVTPRVLQALQQEEIMNVFLDDCKALGTLAETDDWSGKVSEDLVLHYAFTNQKYTKDKKISSINWHPTIFGVIAVALTDKKKVQLDESSASIGIVFYSFSDPSNPQLLLECPCDISAFEFNPSNPNIIVGGCVTGQVVLWDISAHITCLQGTGIFDRDDNKENNTPAACYCAVSALQSSRKDPITDVQWLPQTFEVTRRGLPMENIYKVSVQVVTCSPCSTVMFWDVRVPQMLNQSLSGRQQNVDQKTPITPDSVPATFKHLDQTWKPLLRISLPKIDNSGEYAPFKFSLQHYAYNGNTGTSGNSEKAHENDSTEDIPDYSQLRAPSAQTLTALEDVNTKFYFGTEDGEIVYTDWKLEKDESGRLHSAKPLSCFRTHQGLVNTIQRSPFFKDIILTSGGWNFAIWKEGFMDGPIVMSPSSEQQYTAGCWSLSRPAVFFIGKEDGSIEVWNLLESTSEPAHIHAHITSAKITCVKPWTVSPKLHFLAVTDDLGMLRVFEIPKTFYVPSRTESSSVMAELEKIRLKNLKWDEMQVKMKKEAEELKKKMQEPDKPVKLQHENREENMKEYSHYLTLEENVLKGLGL comes from the exons ATGGCACctaagagaccaaaaagtggaAGGAGCAGTGCAGGGAGTAAAGGCAAAGATAAAG GCAAGAAGACTCAGCCGCCTACACCTCAGGATAAGcctg GTCACCCAGATGAAATCTTCCCCCTGGTCCTCACATCAGCCACTCAGGAGCTCTTTGGTTGCCGGACTGATGAGGATGTCACAAGGGAGAGCCTGTACAAGCTGCTGAAAAAAGACAACATCATACAGGACATTAAGACAAGAGCCGCAGTGTCCGATTTCAGCCCTGTGAAGCAGATTGTGCTG GACTACCCGGAGGAAGAGATGTTGCTGGTTTTTGACAGGAGCTTCACTTATGGCCAGTGCTTCTACTTAGTTTTGACCCCAGAAGCCAAGGACAGAATATTAAGC CCCCCAGAGCCTGAAACACCAGAAGCGTTTGAGAGTGAAGTCAGTAAAACTCCCCAACCAAAGCTCTGGATATCTCTTGGCAGTGAGCAGGAAATAGATGAAGAATCTGTCACGGAGACCAGAGAAAAG CTGTGCTACAAGTTCTCCAGAGTGCGGAGAAAGTTTGGAGTACCAGTCTGTTTTTCTGACCGCAACACTGCAGCTGCTAAGGATAGCTACCTGGAGTGCGCTTCCTACCAAGACAGCAGATTCAGCATCAAGCAGATGCAGAGGGACTGCGGGACACAGGCTGTTCCTAGGCTGCAGAGCAGCAGTGCTCAGACGCAGTG GCGATTTCAGAAGAATATCTGCACCCAGTACTATCCAAGAGAGTTACATGAGGAGGACATTGACAGCACTGTCCAGGCTGAGAGTCTGACTAATTTATTCAACTCAGTAACCCCCAG GGTCTTGCAGGCCCTTCAGCAGGAAGAAATTATGAATGTGTTCTTGGATGACTGCAAGGCTTTGGGGACATTAGCTGAAACTGATGACTGGTCTGGGAAGGTTTCTGAAGATTTGGTGCTCCATTATGCCTTCACCAACCAGAAATACACAAAGGACAAGAAAATCAGCAGTATTAACTGGCACCCTACCATCTTCG GTGTGATCGCTGTggctttgacagacaaaaagaagGTGCAGTTGGATGAGTCCTCTGCATCGATCGGCATTGTCTTCTACAGCTTCTCTGACCCCTCTAATCCTCAG ttacTGCTGGAGTGCCCATGCGACATTTCTGCCTTTGAGTTCAACCCATCTAATCCAAATATTATCGTTGGCGGCTGCGTGACTGGCCAG GTTGTGTTATGGGACATTTCTGCTCACATCACATGCTTACAAGGAACTGGCATATTT GACCGTGATGACAATAAGGAGAATAATACTCCAGCCGCATGCTACTGTGCAGTGTCTGCCTTACAAAGCAGTCGCAAAGACCCAATTACTGATGTCCAGTGGCTGCCACAGACATTTGAG GTGACCAGGAGGGGTTTACCGATGGAGAACATTTATAAGGTTTCTGTTCAGGTTGTCACTTGCTCCCCTTGCAG CACTGTAATGTTCTGGGATGTGCGAGTGCCACAAATGCTGAACCAGTCACTGTCAGGCAGGCAGCAGAATGTGGATCAGAAGACACCGATTACACCCGACAGCGTCCCTGCAACTTTCAAACACCTGGACCAGACATGGAAACCGCTGCTGAGG ATTTCCCTGCCAAAGATCGATAATAGTGGGGAATATGCTCCTTTTAAGTTCAGCCTACAACATTACGCCTATAATGGTAACACAGGGACCTCAGGGAACTCAG AAAAAGCTCATGAAAATGATAGCACCGAGGACATCCCAGACTACAGCCAGCTCAGAGCTCCATCAGCCCAAACACTCACAGCTCTGGAAGATGTCAATACCAAGTTCTATTTTGGAACAGAG GATGGAGAGATTGTTTACACTGACTGGAAACTGGAGAAAGATGAGTCTGGACGACTGCACA GTGCCAAACCTCTGAGCTGTTTTAGAACGCACCAGGGTTTGGTGAACACAATACAGCGATCGCCTTTCTTCAAAGATATTATTTTGACGTCAGGAGGCTGGAACTTTGCCATTTGGAAGGAGGGCTTCATG GATGGCCCCATTGTCATGTCACCAAGTTCTGAGCAGCAGTACACTGCGGGATGCTGGTCCCTGTCCCGGCCAGCTGTTTTCTTCATTGGGAAAGAGGATGGCAGTATTGAGGTGTGGAACTTGCTGGAAAGCACCAGTGAACCTGCACACATCCATGCTCACATCACCAGTGCCAAGATTACCTGTGTCAAACCCTGGACTGTGTCTC CCAAGCTGCACTTCCTGGCTGTGACTGACGACCTTGGAATGCTCCGTGTTTTCGAAATCCCAAAGACTTTTTACGTTCCCTCCAGGACAGAG agTTCGAGTGTGATGGCTGAACTGGAGAAAATCAGGCTAAAGAATTTGAAATGGGATGAAATGcaggtgaaaatgaaaaaggaggcagaggagctAAAGAAGAAAATG CAGGAGCCTGACAAACCAGTCAAACTCCAGcatgagaacagagaggagaACATGAAGGAGTACAGTCATTACCTGACGCTGGAGGAGAACGTCCTGAAGGGCCTGGGCCTGTGA
- the dnai3 gene encoding dynein axonemal intermediate chain 3 isoform X2, protein MAPKRPKSGRSSAGSKGKDKGKKTQPPTPQDKPGHPDEIFPLVLTSATQELFGCRTDEDVTRESLYKLLKKDNIIQDIKTRAAVSDFSPVKQIVLDYPEEEMLLVFDRSFTYGQCFYLVLTPEAKDRILSPPEPETPEAFESEVSKTPQPKLWISLGSEQEIDEESVTETREKLCYKFSRVRRKFGVPVCFSDRNTAAAKDSYLECASYQDSRFSIKQMQRDCGTQAVPRLQSSSAQTQWRFQKNICTQYYPRELHEEDIDSTVQAESLTNLFNSVTPRVLQALQQEEIMNVFLDDCKALGTLAETDDWSGKVSEDLVLHYAFTNQKYTKDKKISSINWHPTIFGVIAVALTDKKKVQLDESSASIGIVFYSFSDPSNPQLLLECPCDISAFEFNPSNPNIIVGGCVTGQVVLWDISAHITCLQGTGIFDRDDNKENNTPAACYCAVSALQSSRKDPITDVQWLPQTFEVTRRGLPMENIYKVSVQVVTCSPCSTVMFWDVRVPQMLNQSLSGRQQNVDQKTPITPDSVPATFKHLDQTWKPLLRISLPKIDNSGEYAPFKFSLQHYAYNGNTGTSGNSEKAHENDSTEDIPDYSQLRAPSAQTLTALEDVNTKFYFGTEDGEIVYTDWKLEKDESGRLHSAKPLSCFRTHQGLVNTIQRSPFFKDIILTSGGWNFAIWKEGFMDGPIVMSPSSEQQYTAGCWSLSRPAVFFIGKEDGSIEVWNLLESTSEPAHIHAHITSAKITCVKPWTVSPKLHFLAVTDDLGMLRVFEIPKTFYVPSRTESSSVMAELEKIRLKNLKWDEMQVKMKKEAEELKKKMEPDKPVKLQHENREENMKEYSHYLTLEENVLKGLGL, encoded by the exons ATGGCACctaagagaccaaaaagtggaAGGAGCAGTGCAGGGAGTAAAGGCAAAGATAAAG GCAAGAAGACTCAGCCGCCTACACCTCAGGATAAGcctg GTCACCCAGATGAAATCTTCCCCCTGGTCCTCACATCAGCCACTCAGGAGCTCTTTGGTTGCCGGACTGATGAGGATGTCACAAGGGAGAGCCTGTACAAGCTGCTGAAAAAAGACAACATCATACAGGACATTAAGACAAGAGCCGCAGTGTCCGATTTCAGCCCTGTGAAGCAGATTGTGCTG GACTACCCGGAGGAAGAGATGTTGCTGGTTTTTGACAGGAGCTTCACTTATGGCCAGTGCTTCTACTTAGTTTTGACCCCAGAAGCCAAGGACAGAATATTAAGC CCCCCAGAGCCTGAAACACCAGAAGCGTTTGAGAGTGAAGTCAGTAAAACTCCCCAACCAAAGCTCTGGATATCTCTTGGCAGTGAGCAGGAAATAGATGAAGAATCTGTCACGGAGACCAGAGAAAAG CTGTGCTACAAGTTCTCCAGAGTGCGGAGAAAGTTTGGAGTACCAGTCTGTTTTTCTGACCGCAACACTGCAGCTGCTAAGGATAGCTACCTGGAGTGCGCTTCCTACCAAGACAGCAGATTCAGCATCAAGCAGATGCAGAGGGACTGCGGGACACAGGCTGTTCCTAGGCTGCAGAGCAGCAGTGCTCAGACGCAGTG GCGATTTCAGAAGAATATCTGCACCCAGTACTATCCAAGAGAGTTACATGAGGAGGACATTGACAGCACTGTCCAGGCTGAGAGTCTGACTAATTTATTCAACTCAGTAACCCCCAG GGTCTTGCAGGCCCTTCAGCAGGAAGAAATTATGAATGTGTTCTTGGATGACTGCAAGGCTTTGGGGACATTAGCTGAAACTGATGACTGGTCTGGGAAGGTTTCTGAAGATTTGGTGCTCCATTATGCCTTCACCAACCAGAAATACACAAAGGACAAGAAAATCAGCAGTATTAACTGGCACCCTACCATCTTCG GTGTGATCGCTGTggctttgacagacaaaaagaagGTGCAGTTGGATGAGTCCTCTGCATCGATCGGCATTGTCTTCTACAGCTTCTCTGACCCCTCTAATCCTCAG ttacTGCTGGAGTGCCCATGCGACATTTCTGCCTTTGAGTTCAACCCATCTAATCCAAATATTATCGTTGGCGGCTGCGTGACTGGCCAG GTTGTGTTATGGGACATTTCTGCTCACATCACATGCTTACAAGGAACTGGCATATTT GACCGTGATGACAATAAGGAGAATAATACTCCAGCCGCATGCTACTGTGCAGTGTCTGCCTTACAAAGCAGTCGCAAAGACCCAATTACTGATGTCCAGTGGCTGCCACAGACATTTGAG GTGACCAGGAGGGGTTTACCGATGGAGAACATTTATAAGGTTTCTGTTCAGGTTGTCACTTGCTCCCCTTGCAG CACTGTAATGTTCTGGGATGTGCGAGTGCCACAAATGCTGAACCAGTCACTGTCAGGCAGGCAGCAGAATGTGGATCAGAAGACACCGATTACACCCGACAGCGTCCCTGCAACTTTCAAACACCTGGACCAGACATGGAAACCGCTGCTGAGG ATTTCCCTGCCAAAGATCGATAATAGTGGGGAATATGCTCCTTTTAAGTTCAGCCTACAACATTACGCCTATAATGGTAACACAGGGACCTCAGGGAACTCAG AAAAAGCTCATGAAAATGATAGCACCGAGGACATCCCAGACTACAGCCAGCTCAGAGCTCCATCAGCCCAAACACTCACAGCTCTGGAAGATGTCAATACCAAGTTCTATTTTGGAACAGAG GATGGAGAGATTGTTTACACTGACTGGAAACTGGAGAAAGATGAGTCTGGACGACTGCACA GTGCCAAACCTCTGAGCTGTTTTAGAACGCACCAGGGTTTGGTGAACACAATACAGCGATCGCCTTTCTTCAAAGATATTATTTTGACGTCAGGAGGCTGGAACTTTGCCATTTGGAAGGAGGGCTTCATG GATGGCCCCATTGTCATGTCACCAAGTTCTGAGCAGCAGTACACTGCGGGATGCTGGTCCCTGTCCCGGCCAGCTGTTTTCTTCATTGGGAAAGAGGATGGCAGTATTGAGGTGTGGAACTTGCTGGAAAGCACCAGTGAACCTGCACACATCCATGCTCACATCACCAGTGCCAAGATTACCTGTGTCAAACCCTGGACTGTGTCTC CCAAGCTGCACTTCCTGGCTGTGACTGACGACCTTGGAATGCTCCGTGTTTTCGAAATCCCAAAGACTTTTTACGTTCCCTCCAGGACAGAG agTTCGAGTGTGATGGCTGAACTGGAGAAAATCAGGCTAAAGAATTTGAAATGGGATGAAATGcaggtgaaaatgaaaaaggaggcagaggagctAAAGAAGAAAATG GAGCCTGACAAACCAGTCAAACTCCAGcatgagaacagagaggagaACATGAAGGAGTACAGTCATTACCTGACGCTGGAGGAGAACGTCCTGAAGGGCCTGGGCCTGTGA